A single genomic interval of Lathyrus oleraceus cultivar Zhongwan6 chromosome 7, CAAS_Psat_ZW6_1.0, whole genome shotgun sequence harbors:
- the LOC127105741 gene encoding U-box domain-containing protein 26: MRGSLQPLDLGIQIPYHFRCPISLELMTDPVTVSTGQTYDRNSIESWVNTGNTTCPVTRANLTDFTFIPNHTLRRLIQEWCVANRAFGVQRIPTPKQPADSALVRSLLNQCSSHSAPTQMRLNSLRRLRSLARDSDYNRSLIGSLNVRHVLLPIVFDYNGLDEMKYESLGLLVLFPLSESECSSVASDSDKINYLTSLLSHSLFDVRVNSAALIEIIVAGTHSAEIRSQVSNVDGIYDGVIEILKNPISYPRALKIGIKALFALCLVKQTRHRAVAAGAPAVLVDRLADFEKCDAERALATVELLCRVPDGCAAFASHALTVPMLVKIILKISDRATEYAAGALMALCSESERCQREAVTAGVLTQLLLLVQSDCTERAKRKAQLLLKLLRDSWPQDSVGNSNDFACSHFD, translated from the coding sequence atgcgTGGCTCTTTACAACCCTTGGATTTAGGGATTCAGATTCCCTACCACTTCAGGTGTCCAATCTCTCTTGAGCTTATGACAGACCCTGTTACCGTCTCCACCGGTCAAACTTACGACCGTAACAGCATCGAGTCATGGGTGAACACCGGCAACACCACGTGTCCGGTCACTAGGGCTAATCTCACCGATTTCACGTTCATCCCTAATCACACTCTTCGCCGTTTGATTCAAGAATGGTGCGTCGCAAACCGCGCTTTTGGTGTTCAGCGTATTCCTACTCCCAAACAGCCAGCAGATTCTGCACTGGTTCGTTCTTTGCTTAACCAGTGTTCTTCCCATTCTGCCCCTACTCAAATGAGGCTTAACTCGCTTCGTCGACTCAGGTCACTCGCTCGTGACTCGGATTATAACCGTTCTCTGATTGGTTCTCTCAATGTTCGTCATGTTTTGTTACCTATTGTTTTCGACTACAACGGTTTAGATGAGATGAAATATGAGTCACTCGGTTTGCTTGTTCTTTTCCCACTCAGTGAGTCGGAATGCAGTTCAGTTGCTTCCGATTCGGATAAGATTAACTACCTAACGAGTCTTCTTTCTCATTCTTTGTTTGATGTCCGAGTCAACTCGGCGGCGCTCATTGAGATCATCGTCGCGGGAACTCACTCGGCGGAGATTAGATCTCAGGTGAGCAATGTCGACGGGATCTACGACGGCGTGATTGAGATACTCAAAAATCCGATCTCGTATCCGCGCGCGCTTAAGATTGGAATCAAGGCGTTGTTCGCGCTCTGCCTTGTGAAACAGACGCGTCACCGTGCTGTGGCTGCCGGTGCGCCTGCGGTACTTGTTGATAGGCTCGCTGATTTCGAGAAGTGTGACGCGGAGAGAGCTTTAGCGACGGTGGAGCTGTTGTGCCGTGTTCCGGATGGTTGCGCGGCTTTCGCTAGTCATGCGCTTACGGTGCCGATGCTTGTGAAGATAATACTCAAGATTTCGGATCGTGCGACGGAGTACGCTGCCGGAGCGTTAATGGCGCTGTGTTCGGAATCGGAACGGTGTCAGAGAGAAGCGGTTACGGCAGGGGTTTTGACCCAGCTTTTACTTCTGGTACAGAGTGATTGCACGGAGAGAGCGAAGAGGAAGGCGCAACTGTTGCTGAAATTACTTCGGGATTCGTGGCCTCAAGATTCCGTCGGAAATTCCAACGATTTTGCATGCAGTCATTTTGactga